The genomic window AGAATTGCACGACACGATCGGTCAGCAGCTCAGCGGCCTGAGCATGATGGTTGCGACCCTCAAGGAGCAAGTCGGCGACGGTTCGGTCCACGCCACGGCCATCGACATGTTGTCAGCCATCGTCGAGCAAACCAAGCAACAACTCCGCGGTCTTGCCAGGGGGTTGGTCGCGATTCCGATCGACGCGAAGGGGCTGCCGGCGGCCCTGCGCGACTTGGCCATCGAGGTCACCCAGTTGTATAAGATCAAGTGCCAATTTGATTGCCTCGACGACGTCGCACTCGACGACGACTTTGCGGCGACGCAGTTGTTCCTGATCGCGCGCGAGGCGGCGAACAATGCCGCGAGGCACAGCCATGCCCGACAAATCGTCATTGAACTCGATGACCATGACGGCCTGCGGACCTCAGTGCGCGACGATGGTCGGGGAATGCCGGCGAAAACCAGCGGTGCGTCAGGAATGGGCTTGCGAATCATGGAGCATCGCTGCGGCCTGGTTGGCGGAACATTGAAGATCGAGGCGGCGCCCGGTGGTGGGACGGTTGTGAGTTGCCGCTTGAATCGTGAGCGCGAACGCGCATGACGAGACCTAAAAACCGCGCCGCCGAATCCAAGCAGCCGCTCGCCCCCAAGGCCCGCGTGTTGATCGTCGACGACCATGAATTGGTTCGGCAGGGTCTGCGCGCCCTGATTTCGAGTGACCCCGGTTTGGAGGTCTGCGGCGAAGCGCCGGATCTGGCGAACGCCATGCAATTGGCCCGCAAATGGAATCCCAACATCGTGGTCGTGGACGTTTCGCTAGGCGATACCAATGGACTCGACCTTGTCCGATTGCTTCGAAAACATTGCCCGGACTCGAAGACGATCGTCTCCACGATGCACGAAGAGAAGGTCTACGGCGAGCGCGCCTTGCGAGCGGGGGCACATGGTTACGTATGCAAGCAAGACCCGGCGGGGACGGTCTTGAAGGCCATTCGTCAGGTGCTCGACGGCAGGCTCGCCTTCGGCGAGGAGTTGACGAATCGCGTATTGCAGCGCGCGATGAACGAACATGGGCAAGTCGAAGAATCTCCCATATCAACCCTTTCCGACCGCGAGTTGGAGGTGTTTCGATTGATCGGACAGGGTTTAAAGGCTCACGAGATCGCCAAGCGGCTTCATGTCAGCCCGAGCACACTCGATACCTATCGCAGCCGCTTGAAGACCAAGCTGAACGCCGGAAGCGGCGCCGAACTCACCCGCCAGGCCGTGCAATGGGTGCTGGAGAATCCCTGATTTCGTTGGGCTTGTTAAATGGCGAAAGCCTCGAAGACTGGTGAATCTCGCTATTTGGCAGCCCGTTTCGAGCCATAATCTGGAAAATTCTTTGTCGGGCTGTTGACATGGGGCAGCCGATGATTACAATCTCGTATCCCTGGAGGAAGCAGCCGGTTCTGCTAGCTGCATCCATCGTCCGGGGATTTTTATTCGACTCCACTGTAAAGCTTCAAGTGGGTGGAGTTCTAGGAAGTCGCGGCTGAGTGATTCTATTCAGCCCATCCTCTTCCAAGTGCGATCTTTGACAATTCGGTAGTTGACTTCTTTAAGTTTTAGCCAGCACAAGAACTGTGATCTGGCGATTCTCGCGGCTATTCCTTCGGGAATGGCTGGCTGGGGTCGCCTTCCATGTCAGACCTGTTTTAGGTTTGTTCGGCTATTAACCCGTGCGGTCGGCGCAAGTTGGCCGTGCGGAAAAGCGTAAACAAATTGAAGGGTTTGATTCTGGCTCAGAATGAACGTTGGCGGCGTGGATTAGGCATGCAAGTCGAGCGCGAACCCCGCAAGGGGGGAAAGCGGCGAAAGGGACAGTAATATGTAGGTACCTACCCTCGGGTCCGGGATAGCTGCGGGAAACTGCAGGTAATACCGGATGACATCTCCGGATCAAAGGTGTGATTCCGCCCGGGGAGGGGCCTGCATCCTATTAGCTTGTTGGTAAGGTAACGGCTTACCAAGGCCATGATGGGTAGCGGGTGTGAGAGCACGACCCGCGTCACTGGGACTGAGACACTGCCCAGACACCTACGGGTGGCTGCAGTCGAGGATCTTCGGCAATGGGCGCAAGCCTGACCGAGCGACGCCGCGTGCGGG from Pirellulales bacterium includes these protein-coding regions:
- a CDS encoding response regulator transcription factor → MTRPKNRAAESKQPLAPKARVLIVDDHELVRQGLRALISSDPGLEVCGEAPDLANAMQLARKWNPNIVVVDVSLGDTNGLDLVRLLRKHCPDSKTIVSTMHEEKVYGERALRAGAHGYVCKQDPAGTVLKAIRQVLDGRLAFGEELTNRVLQRAMNEHGQVEESPISTLSDRELEVFRLIGQGLKAHEIAKRLHVSPSTLDTYRSRLKTKLNAGSGAELTRQAVQWVLENP
- a CDS encoding chemotaxis protein CheB, with the translated sequence MAKKKSRSPIGERKRAKQSLETPPSEQRPVAPAAIKKAEQAADRPAAVVGVGASAGGLDAFRQWFAAMPSDTGMAFVLIQHLDPNHPSLTAELLSKQTKMPVVQVTDGMHILPNHVFVIPPKTYLTIRGETLHLTEPLERRGLRVPIEINQPPMAMETIRDISNRKRLEQQIAEIAEQERQTLGRELHDTIGQQLSGLSMMVATLKEQVGDGSVHATAIDMLSAIVEQTKQQLRGLARGLVAIPIDAKGLPAALRDLAIEVTQLYKIKCQFDCLDDVALDDDFAATQLFLIAREAANNAARHSHARQIVIELDDHDGLRTSVRDDGRGMPAKTSGASGMGLRIMEHRCGLVGGTLKIEAAPGGGTVVSCRLNRERERA